ATCGCAATCATCCGCCGCTCGATTTCTACGCGCGCAAGCTCGGCGTGACGGCGGCACGCCTCAATGCCTGTTGCCGCGTCACGACGGGCAAGCCATCGCTGGCGCTGATCAATGACCGGCTGCTCACCGAGGCCAAACGCAACCTGCTCTATTCCGACATGAGCGTAAGCGAGATCGGTGCAGCGCTCGGCTATGCCGATCCGGCGTACTTCAACAGGTTCTTTTCCCGTAATGTCGGCCTGTCGCCCGGACGCTTCCGCGACCGGCTGCTGCCGGGCGAGATTCGCATGGTCGCCGGCTGAAGCGCTCCCGGGCAAGCTGAAGTGCAGGCTCAGCTATCGCGCGAAGGCTAGTCCCTGCCGCTGTAGCGCTGCGGCGCCCGCGCCGAGATCCTGAAGCGGCCGCTCCGAGAGAATTTCGAGAACGATCCTGCCCCCATAGGCACGCTGTCGCAGCTCTGCCGCGATAGCGGCGAAGTCGATCTCGCCGGTGCCGATCGGATCGTGTCGCCATTGTCCTTTTGGACTGTCGGACAGATGAACGATACCGAGACGCGGCCACAGGGTCTTGAGACCCTCGACCGGATCCTCACCGATCGCCATGGCGTTTGCGACATCGTAGATCACCGGCATGTCGGTGTAGCCTTCGGCGTCGAGGAATCGAACGATGTCGCCGGCGCTGGCGAGAAGCCCCTGCGGATGGTTTTCGAGGATGATCGGCACGCCGGCGCGCGTCGCCTTATCGTGAATCCGGGCGAAGGCCTCGCGAAAGCTGACCATCAGCCGGTCATTGGCCTTGGCGAGGAGCGCATGCCGGCGTCCCGAGCCGACGCAGATCCAGCGCGCACCGAGCTCGGCCGCCCGGTCGATCGTCGCGGCATAGGACGCGACGGCGAAATCGACGACATGCGAGGCCGGGCTCGCAAGATTGATATCGCTGCTGGCGAGATCGAGCGCCAGCAGCGACAGGCCATGACGCCCCACCAGCGTGCGGATGCGTTGCGTGCGCGCTGCATCCTGCTCCCATGGATCGAAGTGCGGCGGCGTCGCCATCAACTGAATGGCGCGATAGCCGTGCGCGGCGAGCCGCTCGACGGCTTCCTCTGCGCGACAATCCCACGCGAATCCGAAGGTATGGGCACCGAGCACCGGCAGCATCACGGGTTCGTCCGATAGAGCTCGATCGTGCGGCGAATGCCGTCACGCAGCGACGTGGCAGGCAGATCGGGGAATACGCGGCGCAACTCGCCTTCGCCGATATCTTCGGCAAAGGGCAGCACGGGTCCTTCGATGCCGATGCGCGCATCGGGTATGACGGCCCTGACGGCTGCCACGACCTCGTCGTTCGAAACCACCTCGCCCGGAAGGTTGAAGACATGGGCCCCGTCGGGTTCGCGCCGCAGGGCTGCCTCGTAGGCAGCGACCACGTCATCGACAAAGACGAGACCGGCAGTGCCGACATAGGGAATGACATAGGCCTCGCGACGCGCCGCCGCGCGGCATGCGAGCGAGGGACCTGCGGTCAATCCGGTTTCCCGACCAAAACCATAAACGATATAGGGCCGGAAGCCGACGCTGGCGATCCGATGATCCTCCCAGTAGGCCCGTGCGCTACCCTCGCAGGCGAGCTTGAACGTGCCATAGTGCGTGATGGGAAGCGGCGTTGTGTCGTCATCGGGGCCGTAGACCCCGGCGCTGGATGTAAAGACGATGCGCTTGATGCCGAGTGCCAGCGCGGCATTGAAGACGTTCAACGTGCCGACAAGGTTGATCATCGCGCCGCGCACGGGATCGGCCTTGCATGCCGGCGTCAGCACACCGGCCAGATGGACAATTCCATCGCAGCCATCGGCAACGGCGCGCACCACATCTGTCTCGGTGATATCGCCGATGCGCCACTCCACCGAAGCGGCGGCAGTCCCGACGATCCTGTTGAATTGCGCCGTGCACCCGATCGGCTCGAGCACGCGAATCTGATGGCCGCGGCCGGCCAACCGACGCGCCAGCCACGCTCCGATGAAGCCGCCGCCGCCCGTGATCAGAATTCGCATGATCCAGGTCTCCACAGATCGATCAGGACGCATCCGCGCCGAAAAAGCTTCCGCCCGGCCGAACTGCACGCCCTTGAAGGCCGGGCGACGCGAGCGTCGCCATCGAGAGCTCCTGTGCGGTCTGTAACAGCGCCGGCGCCAGTTCCAGCATCCGCTCCTCGGTCAGTCGGATATGAGGACCGGCAATGACGACTGC
The DNA window shown above is from Bradyrhizobium sp. CB1650 and carries:
- a CDS encoding sugar phosphate isomerase/epimerase, encoding MLPVLGAHTFGFAWDCRAEEAVERLAAHGYRAIQLMATPPHFDPWEQDAARTQRIRTLVGRHGLSLLALDLASSDINLASPASHVVDFAVASYAATIDRAAELGARWICVGSGRRHALLAKANDRLMVSFREAFARIHDKATRAGVPIILENHPQGLLASAGDIVRFLDAEGYTDMPVIYDVANAMAIGEDPVEGLKTLWPRLGIVHLSDSPKGQWRHDPIGTGEIDFAAIAAELRQRAYGGRIVLEILSERPLQDLGAGAAALQRQGLAFAR
- a CDS encoding NAD(P)-dependent oxidoreductase, which produces MRILITGGGGFIGAWLARRLAGRGHQIRVLEPIGCTAQFNRIVGTAAASVEWRIGDITETDVVRAVADGCDGIVHLAGVLTPACKADPVRGAMINLVGTLNVFNAALALGIKRIVFTSSAGVYGPDDDTTPLPITHYGTFKLACEGSARAYWEDHRIASVGFRPYIVYGFGRETGLTAGPSLACRAAARREAYVIPYVGTAGLVFVDDVVAAYEAALRREPDGAHVFNLPGEVVSNDEVVAAVRAVIPDARIGIEGPVLPFAEDIGEGELRRVFPDLPATSLRDGIRRTIELYRTNP